A window of Hypanus sabinus isolate sHypSab1 unplaced genomic scaffold, sHypSab1.hap1 scaffold_879, whole genome shotgun sequence genomic DNA:
AGCTACCGTGCTCCCAGGAGAGAGGAAAAGAgacctcacctcagtcaccagagaCAAAGGATTGATTCGTTGGAGAATGAAGGTCCGATTCATTCCTGggaactgggtggggggggggggggggtggtcacatTGGTTTTCACTCTGTCTAATCCAGGATGTGTCCAGTCTTTGAGAATGGATTCGTGATGCACACTGTTCTTAAAAATGCAACAAGAGGGAGTTTtacagtgaggagggagcccctcactatgggaggggtggtgaggcgGGAGCTCCTTGCTGTGGGAGTGAAGAGTGagtgtcacagtgtgggagggagTGTTAGTGTGAGGAAGGTGGTAAGGAGGGAGCCCCTCTTGTGAGAGAGGCATTGAGGAGGGAGCCCCTCACTGTGGGATGGGCAGTGAAGAGGGAGCTccttgctgtgggaggggcagtgaggagggagtgttagTTGGGGAGGAGTTGTAAGGAGCGAAATCCTCACtgagggaggggcggtgaggagggagtgttagTGGGGGAGGAGTTGTAAGGAGCGAAATCCTCACtgagggaggggcggtgaggagggagctcctTGCTGTGGgaagggcagtgaggagggagtgttagTGGGGGAGGAGTTGTAAGGAGCGGAATCCTCACtgagggaggggcggtgaggagggagtgttagTGGGGGAGGAGTTGTAAggagagaaatcctcactgagggaggggcggtgaggttGGAGCTTGCTGTGGgagaggtggtgaagaaggtaccCTGATGAGGAAAGTTCTCTGGGTAACTAGGGGGTGTTCTGTTGAAGGAGAGCTGTTCATtgagaatggagagagagagagagaccgaggAAGACATTGGAGGATTTGGTGGTCGAGGTGGGTGATGGGTAGAATCTGTAGGGGGGATGTTGGAAATGAGGGGAGAACAGTTTACAGGTAATAAGTCAAGAAGCAGTGGGACCTATAGGCTGCTGTGTCACGGGTAAGCTCTGCTATATTACTGCTTGCTTTCATTACCAGATTCTCTTGGTCTTCCTCCTTTCCTATTGGACGATCTTCCAGAATGCTGCGTCAGTGAGCAGTCCAGAATTATCTGAGGTAAATCTTTCCATCTGATCTGTTTCACAGTGCAAATCTGCTCTTACACGGGGTAGaaagcaggagcctcaggattctattgttttatttgttttcaCAATTGTATGAAACATTTATTCATTTACAAGAATACATAGAACAATcagtgttggccagaaagaactacagtctTTAATTCAGTGGAtgcaaatgaatcaaggacacgTGGAATTAGACACACTAATTGTCTTTGTTCTCGCCGTGAGGACTTGAGAAAATGGTGTCGGTGTACATGTGTGACTCTGCGGACTGCAGAATTTCTACCAGATTTCCCTTCAactatattccttttgaactactTCTGCTGTAATCTGCagcttgtaaatttcctcttgaCTACAGACTACAAAATTACATCAATGATCTTCAGGTCTCTCGTATTTGACGGTTAAATGTGGGGCAGTTAAGTGCGATGCCTTTGAAGGTCAATGGCAAGGCCGAGGCTGAAAATGTGGCAGGAGAGGTGGGATTCAAACCAGGCTGAAGCACAGGGGGATGAGGCCTCCCCGCCTACCATCATAGTGAATGTAGAGACACTTGAAAATAAGACTGACGATCTCAGGGCAAGGATGCTGTATCAGAGCCGCATGAGGCAGATCTCAATCGTTTGTTGCACTGAGACTTGGTTAACAGCAAACACATTGCATGTGGCTATCTGACCAGTAGGTTTTACGATTTTCAGAATGGATCGAACCTTGAATTCTTTCGAGGAAAAAGGTAGCGGCGTATGCCTTTTAGTCAATTCTCATTGGTGCATGGATGTTGGGGTTATCTCAACTTGATCCCTTGACTTAGGACAACTAACGATTAAATGTAAACCATTCTATTTACCTTGGGAGTTCTTATCTGTGACCCTGGCCACTGTTTACATAAGCAAACGCTCGTGAAACTGCACGGCGCTGTCTGTAAACAAGAAGCAGCCCATCCTGAggcatttcaaattatagtcagTGACTTCAACCAGGCCTGTTTGAAGAGAACCATGCCTAAGTATCACCAGCATGTAACCTCCATGTTCAGGTTTTTCCCCAATCAGTAGCCCTATATGAACAATGGAATCTGAAACTTGCTGGGAAACAGACCAGGGGCACTCAAGTcaggagatcaagaatgctacgagaggtgcaggtatgatctccagaaagctctCTCATGGGCAAAGTGGAGATTCCAGATTAGACTGGAATCAACGAGGGACGCTCACCAGCTGTAGCGGGGTTTGAATGCTACAACCTCCTACATAGCTAAATCTTGCGATataggggacagcagagcttcactgCTAGACgagctcagtgccttctatgATCACATTTAACACCAGCATCTATTCAAATCTAACCAGtatgctccaaaacctgggcctcaatacccccttgtgcaaagGGAGCCTGGATTTCTTCaagtgcagactccagtcagtttagattggcaaaaacatttcctccccaatctccatcagcacaggagctcTGCAGGAATGTGTACTGAGTTCCCTTCTCTACTTtatacctgtgactgtgtggctaagtagagctccaacaccatattcaggtttgctgatgacaccactgttttgggccgtatcaaaggtggtgatgaatcagcacacaggagggagattgaaaacttggcgagtgctgtaataacaacaacctcttactcaatgtcaataagacaaaggaaccgattgtaggcttcaggagagggaaaccagaggcccatgagccagtaatcattggaggatcagaggtggagagggccagtagctttaaattcccaGGTGTAACtttctcagaggacctgtcctggacccatcatgtaAATATGATCGTGAAAAacgcacaacagtgcctctacttcctcaggagtctgcagaggttcaACGTGTCATCAGGAACCTGGCAAACTCCTatcgatgtgtggtggaaagtgtgctgaccggctgcattacagcctggaatgggaacaccaatgcctttgagcagaaaatcctacaaaaggtagtggatttggcccagtctatcacaggcaaaacATTCCCAACcacagcacatctacatgaaatgttgccatcatcaaaggtccccaccacacaggccatgctcttcgCTCACTGCTGCAGGTAGAAGGTACTGGTGCCAGAGGTCTCACACTattgggttcaagaacagttactactcctcaaccatcaagcaAAAGGGGATAAATACACCCATCTACAGACTCTGTTatattatttcatgctcgttatttattgctatttatttatatctgcatttgcacagtttgttacagCTGACAGatttgatgtttacagtttacagttactgttctatagatttcttAAGTATGCCCGccgaaaaagaatctcaggttgcgatcaaaggaatggaggctgccattttatgaagctgctctgcatcctccattttgtgaactggttttGCTTGGCTGAGTCAGTGTTTTAAAGTGGACACAATGATGGTCCAGGTAATCTGCTGGGCTAGGGATCATTTCCCATTAAATTATTTGAGAGGGGCTATAACATGCAGTTTTGTAAATGGTGTGGTCTGTGTCTGGCCCGAGTCATTCAAGTTGGTTACTGGTTTGGTAACTGGTTTAGAACAAAAGGCCATAATTACCAGTTGTCACTTGTGGAAGAGGGTAATAAATGGATGTTGGCCTGAGTCAAAGCCAATGAGAAGGTGTTATTGTCAGTCAGATGATCCATAGCCAATAAcactgaaatgcaacatttgaactggtaaggaatgaatataaaagcagaggCTTTATAAAATGCAAAGTAGCAACAACTGTCTGGAGAGCAACCATCGTGGATGTGGAGTACCCCACAGGCACGTGGAGATTAGATGGGGACCATGAGGAACAAATTGTCAGCATAGATTcgtttgactgttcatggagggtcaggaaAACTTAGTAGATAGGCACACAAGTAATTGTGCAAATTCCTGTACTCTTCTGTGGGACGATAAAGGTGCTTGTCGGTCATTACAGATTAATTCTGTGACTCTCTGAGCATCGTTACTAAGGGATAGATCCTTGTAACAATCAGGATTTACAATTTCAAATTAAGATGGAATTACTACTATCTACAAAGCACTTAaacccctgaggaacacactgTTATTGGAATCTTCCCATGTCCCCTCTCCAAGGACACCTGGGCACAGACATAACCCTGAAGAGGGCAGGCAGATGACTCCCGTTAACACGTcctcctcatcgcccctcccTCTTCGCCATCCCTTCCACAGTGCGATTTTCCCTGCTCCCCGCCCCTCCCACACTGCAGTGTTCCCTCCTCAGCGCCCTCCCAAAGTAGCAAACACCACTTCCGGCAATCTGATAACTGGATTTGAAATGCTTTCAGATAACCTTCCAGGATATTAAAGATGCCATCGATAAGACAAAGGAAATAGATTCAAAAGTCTCTCGACTGGAAGAAGAGGTGTCCACCCTTCGAAACTGTGAGTGTGTTTGATATTGTGCAGTGAACAGGTGGGTGACACGTGGAAGTGAGGCTAAACCCTCAGTTAAACTACTTATGGCTGTGTTCTTGAAAATCCatgatttttaaatataaaatatttattCAAGTGACACATAAGGGAAGCTTTGGGAATAAACCTAAGGGAAAATCTGGAGCaggagttcctaaggcagtccttCATTGATTTCAACacagactggcaactcctgcgacaccgctggtaccaaactgtatcagtctctgctgttcgtttggattcatcagctgtgtggataTGGGGAGCCTACTGCATGGGCaccagtttgctctccatatcgtacaaCCCTGGCTTGTGGATCACGTACACAGCCAGAACACAACATCCATGACCCAATGGAGGGTCTTAACAATACCACTATGTCAGTGTTCAGGTTTTCATAAAACACATTAACTGCAGATTTAAATTAAAATCCTGTTATCACTATCTACAACCCAATTGAACCTCTGCAGGAAAAGATACCAACTCTGACAGGACTCAAAATCACAACCTTTGAAATACTTGATTGTTTGAGAGCAGAGGCCCAGCCCGCTATACATTGTGTTGCAGAGCCCAGACGCTGTGAGGACCCACGGCTTGCGTAGGTGGTGGGATTCTGACCCCAATGGGCTTCCGGTCCATCACCTTAACCATTCCGAACCAGGTGCCCTTTAGTCTCCCTGCCAGAAGGTCAGAAGCTGCTGACCATCACTACAGCAGCCCTGCTGGCGAGAGCAGAAAACCACTCGGGGAAGGGACGGGGTGAATGTGCTCGCTCCTTTCCCCAGGGTGGGGGAATCAAGAACCACAGTACACAGGTTTAatgtgagaggagagatttaataggagctCGAGGGGCAACTTCTTACACAAAGGGTGATCCAAATAGGGAATTAATTGCTAGAGGACATGATAGGGATAGGCTGGGTCTTGGAGTTCAGGAGACTaaggggtgacctgattgagctttctgactggctgcatcactgtctggtatggtggggggggaggtgggggggagaggcgctactgcacaagatcaaagtaagttgcagaaacctgGAGAATTAATctgttccatcatgggtactcgcctccatagtatccaaaacaAAGTATTGGTGCCTTAGGAAcgcagtgtctattattaagggcccccaccacgcaggacatgccctcatctccttgttaccattaggaaggaggtacagaagcctgaagcacacactcagtgactcaggaacagtttcttcccctctgccatccgatttctgaatggacattgaacccatgaacacgacttattttttgcactactttaacTATTTGAGTCgcgttgctttttattgtcatttcgatcataaactgctggtacagtacacagtaaaaatgaaccaACTTTTCCCTAGGACCATGGTGctaaatgaaacaacacaaaactacactagactatgtgagacaactcaaggctacactagactacgtaaaacaacacaaaaactacactagactacagacaggactacgtaaagtgcacaaaacagtgcggggcagtaattaataataaacaagacaataggcacagtagaggacaaatttcaatataataataaatgtcagtctagactgagtattgaggagtctgatagcttgggggaagaaactgtaacaCAGTCTGGTCTTGAGACcccaaatgcttcggtaccttttgccagatggcaggagggagaagagtttgtatgagggatgcgtggggtccttcataatgctgttagctttgcggatgcagcgtgtggtgtaaatgtctataATGGCGGGAAGAatgaccccaatgatcttctcagctgatggtgcaattcccgaaccaggcggTGATGTAGCTGCTCaagatgctctcgatacatcctctgtaaaatgtgatgaggatggagggtgggagatggactttcctcagcctttgcaggaagtagagatgctgctgggctttctttgctatggagctggtgttgagggaccaggtgagattctccgccaaggtgaacaccaagaaatttggtgctcttaatgatctctaccgaggagccgtcgatgttcagcggggagtggtcgctccgtgccctcctgaagtcaacaaccatctcttttgttttgctcacattcagagacaggttgttggctctgtaccagtccgttagccactgcacctcctctctgtaagctgactcgtcgttcttgctgaagagacccaccacggtcgtgtcattggcgaactggatgatatggttcgagctgtgtgttgtagcacagtcgtaggtcagcagagtgaacagcagtgggctgagcacacagccctaggGGGGTTGTATATGTTAACATATATGTTCTTTTATATCAAAAAAGtccaaaagtaaatttattatcacgaCCTGATtgtgaaaatttgcagatgacaccaatatAGAAATtcatagtggacagtgaagaaatcTATCAAAGCTTGCACCGAGATCTggtccagctggaaaaatggcagatggaatttaatgcagacaatgcGAGACATCAATAGGGTTATAAAGAGAGCTTTCAGAtattgcccttcataaatcaaaatattaagcTGTTGTGGGTGTTATGAATAAGACgatgctgaggcctaatttggagtattgtatgcaattctggtcacctacatacaggaaatatatcaatgagattgagagagtacagagaaaatttagaaggatgttgccaggacttgagatatagggaaagattaaatagtttaggacttcattgcctggagcatagaagaatgagtggagatttgataggggtagaCAAAATAGTATGTTATAGAtaaggttaatgcaagcaggctttttcatttGAGGGTCATCCGAGGTGACACTAGAACTTGAGGTCAAAAGTTAAGGGGAACAGGAGGGAAAactcagagtgtggaacaaactgccagtggaagtggtgggtgcAAGTTTGATTTCCATACTTAAGAGAAGATACATGGATGGTTGcagtttggagggctatggtccagttgTGGGTCAATGCCaggaggcagaataacagtttggcatggactagatgagctaaAGGGCTGTTTGTGAGCGGTAGTGTACTATGACACAACAGCAGGCAACAGTTGCAAGAGATCACATTTATAAAGTTCAGAAAAGTGGTGTCAGAGGTAGGGTAATGAGGAAGGCAATTGGTACACTTCATCGGTCAGGGCACTAAATATTAAAGCTAgggcattatgttgcagttgttagCAAGGCTGTGTCTAGactattgtgtacaattctgtaaGCATGGGATAAAAAAGACATTAAAATAGTGCAGAGATTTTATAAGGATAATGCTAGGGTTCAGGCCCTGAATTACAGGGAGAATTAAGGCAAGCTAGGATTTTATTCTAGGAGAATAAAAGTAGGAGATTCAGAGGTgattttatagaggtgtataaaatcataagggcCATAGGAAGAAGTCAGAGGGATGACCTCATGGAGGTGTTTGAGATCATTGGTATATTGgatcattattgtcacatggccCGAGGGACAGTGAAAAACTGTTTTACATCATGCAGATCATTACAcaacatcagtgcattgaggtagtacgtAAACAATAGCAAAATGCAGAATTCAGTGttgaagtgcagtgcagacagatgATGGGTGCAAGGACCTTAATGAGGTAGAATGGGAGGTCAAGAGTGCATGTTATCGAACTAGGGGACTGATCAATACTCCTATGATAATTGGGTAGAAgctctccttgagcctggtgggacatgCTTCCGAGCTTtgaatggagatggaagaagagagaatgtctgggttggGACATGTTTCTGCTGTCAGCCTTacagaggcagtgggaagattatttttgtttctttagTGATACACCAGAGAGTGGGTCCACCCCGCCCTTGAAAACACACTGCCCCAGCGACCCCACaatcccaattaaccctaacctaattacagacaatgaccaattaacctacctagtatatccttggactgtgggagaaaagagCAGCACCCGGAGAAAAGCCACATATTCCATGTGGAGGTCGTACAGAGACGCTTTACAGAATGGCACtgcaattgaactctgaactctggaatgccctgagctgtagtaGTATCGCACTTACCACTGTGGCACACCCAAAATAATTGAAGCAGCTTAGACATGCACCGTGGACTTGTTTCGTGCTGGGTTAGTCTACAATTGCAAGCCACCCTCTCACGGATCTTCTGTGTTTTGTTTCCAGACGTGCCCAGCGTCATTTTCCATGCACAGGTTTCCGAAGGTGGCAACCCAGTCGGCCCGACAAAGCTCATTTACGACCGGGTTGATATCAACAACGGCCAAGCATACGACGCCAGCTCTGGGAACTTCATCGCCCCCATGAATGGGATCTTCTACTTCTCCTACTCCCTGCTCGGCCAGAAACAGTCCCTGGACTCCATGGTGCAGCTAATGAAGAATGGGGTGGCTCAGAGCTACATCCATAGCATATTGCAGCATGGCCAGGCACAAACTGCTTCTATGTCCATCATCCTGCCCCTTGTCAGGGGAGACATCGTGTGGGTGGAGCTGCTGCAGGGAATCACTTGGAGTGAAATGAGTTCTATGTACTTCCAGGGCTTTCTCTTACAGAGAACTTGAAGTCCCACTGTTGGTTGGGTATACAGGGTCCCACCAGGCCCATTGGCAACCCTTTCCTTCCATCTGACATaccctccccattcccattgCCAAAATCTCCTCGACCTTCCCCTCCCATCATCAACTCTCCCCTCAGGTTCTCCCACTCTCCTGAAGACATTTGCCTAATTCTCCCAGGACATCCTGACAGATATCAGCACTGAAACCTCCCCATTCTAAAGTTCCCCTGATCTCTCACAACCTCCCCAACTCACTCAGAACTCATTCTTCCTGGTTATCTCCACTGCACAGCTACCATGCCTGACCCCACCCGCCCACCGATCACACTTCCTCCTGGATCCTGAATC
This region includes:
- the LOC132390359 gene encoding complement C1q tumor necrosis factor-related protein 3-like, with protein sequence MKILLVFLLSYWTIFQNAASVSSPELSEITFQDIKDAIDKTKEIDSKVSRLEEEVSTLRNYVPSVIFHAQVSEGGNPVGPTKLIYDRVDINNGQAYDASSGNFIAPMNGIFYFSYSLLGQKQSLDSMVQLMKNGVAQSYIHSILQHGQAQTASMSIILPLVRGDIVWVELLQGITWSEMSSMYFQGFLLQRT